Proteins from a single region of Fodinibius sp. Rm-B-1B1-1:
- a CDS encoding MarR family transcriptional regulator — protein MDLHQKLYCETTGCRMAYVVKEIIKTLRKRFDEEGIELTIEQFFILNILDNEDGLILQELADTLDRDKSAMVRHIDGLEQNHFVTRVTDEEDKRRKLLLLTKPGMKVLEKARQVDQQVDEEVNSTVENIDMDKFEDALTKMYKFLTSK, from the coding sequence ATGGATTTACATCAGAAATTGTACTGCGAAACAACCGGTTGCCGCATGGCTTATGTGGTTAAAGAAATTATTAAAACGTTAAGAAAGCGTTTTGATGAAGAGGGTATTGAGTTGACTATTGAGCAGTTTTTTATCCTAAATATTTTGGATAACGAAGATGGGTTAATTTTGCAGGAGTTGGCTGATACCCTTGATAGGGATAAATCAGCGATGGTTCGTCACATCGATGGCCTCGAGCAGAATCACTTTGTTACACGTGTAACAGATGAGGAGGACAAGCGGCGAAAGTTGTTGTTGCTTACCAAACCGGGCATGAAGGTATTGGAAAAGGCTCGTCAAGTAGACCAGCAGGTTGACGAAGAAGTAAATAGTACGGTTGAAAATATTGATATGGACAAGTTTGAAGATGCACTTACAAAGATGTATAAATTTTTAACAAGCAAATAG
- a CDS encoding efflux RND transporter periplasmic adaptor subunit has translation MKNTYRSVQILIIIVVVLPLFMVSCGETNQQQGQQQVEQYSVLELQPRSIELKSSYPATLEGKQTVEVRPRVPGYITEMHVDEGDLVSKGQVLFTLNNEEYKQEVRSAKADIQAAKARVSTAEDEVERQQNLVDKEIVSQYQLQSAKNELESNQAALAQAESRLKNAEVNLGYTQVKSPVNGIIGTIPYRIGSLVNSSISQPMTVVSDISEVYAYFSMSERELLEMAQTVSDDGGNKTVQQRVAEMPEVNLLLADNTKYEHQGTLKLASGLIDRETGSASFRATFPNPQEILRSGGSGNVEIPFNQDSAIVIPKKATYEIQNKRFAYVVTDSNTIESREVSVLPVDTKQLFVVDEGLSEGGRIIASGIGQLDDGMTIKPNLVDADSLYQSLKDSE, from the coding sequence ATGAAGAATACGTATCGTTCAGTACAAATATTAATCATTATTGTAGTTGTATTACCACTGTTCATGGTTTCTTGTGGGGAGACGAATCAACAGCAGGGACAACAACAGGTTGAACAATATTCTGTTTTGGAGCTTCAGCCCCGAAGTATCGAATTGAAAAGCAGTTATCCTGCTACGCTGGAAGGGAAGCAGACGGTGGAAGTTCGTCCGCGTGTGCCCGGATATATAACTGAAATGCATGTTGATGAAGGAGACTTGGTATCTAAAGGGCAGGTGCTTTTCACTCTGAATAATGAAGAGTATAAACAAGAGGTGCGTTCGGCTAAAGCAGATATTCAAGCAGCCAAGGCAAGGGTAAGTACGGCTGAAGATGAGGTTGAGCGCCAACAGAATTTGGTTGATAAAGAGATTGTGAGTCAATATCAGTTGCAATCAGCCAAAAATGAATTGGAATCGAATCAAGCAGCTTTGGCACAGGCCGAGTCTCGGCTTAAAAATGCAGAGGTTAATCTGGGATATACCCAGGTTAAAAGCCCGGTTAATGGAATTATTGGAACAATTCCGTATCGCATCGGAAGTTTAGTAAATAGTTCTATATCGCAACCAATGACGGTTGTTTCGGATATTTCTGAAGTTTACGCTTATTTTTCGATGAGTGAGCGCGAGCTTTTGGAGATGGCACAAACTGTTTCTGATGATGGGGGAAATAAAACGGTTCAACAACGTGTAGCAGAAATGCCAGAGGTTAACCTTCTGCTTGCCGATAACACGAAATATGAGCATCAAGGTACGCTTAAGCTTGCCAGTGGATTGATTGATAGAGAAACCGGTTCGGCGTCTTTTCGTGCAACTTTTCCTAATCCTCAGGAGATTTTACGTAGCGGTGGATCAGGAAATGTTGAAATTCCTTTTAACCAGGATTCGGCTATCGTCATTCCCAAAAAAGCGACGTATGAAATTCAAAATAAACGATTTGCATACGTTGTAACAGACAGCAATACGATTGAAAGTCGAGAGGTGTCGGTATTACCTGTTGATACGAAACAACTGTTTGTAGTTGACGAGGGGCTTTCGGAAGGAGGGCGAATTATTGCATCGGGGATTGGTCAATTAGATGATGGGATGACAATTAAGCCCAATCTTGTTGATGCAGATAGTTTGTATCAATCTCTCAAGGATTCTGAATAA
- a CDS encoding galactokinase, producing MEQLIQRIKQEFEDRFGEEYNLIKSPGRVNLIGEHTDYNDGFVLPAAVDKAIYLAINVNGTNTCRFYAIDKEEEFETDISDSIEKSGQGWPNYLLGVVDQLNKSGYDVSGFDCVFGGNVPIGAGMSSSAALEGGVLFGLAKLHGWEVPPVEMAKIAQKAENEFVGVQCGIMDQFASLNGKEGYALKLDCRTLDYEYFPFNRDDLQIVLCDTQVRRELASSEYNVRRKQCEQGIETLQQWDSDIASLRDVELRFLLSHEEDMDPIIFKRCKFVVEENKRVVQACEDLHKGDLKSFGQRMYQSHAGLQLEYEVSCEELNVLVSITRDLEGVFGARMMGGGFGGCTINLVQEEHVESFADQIKEQYHKQLGKEIKIYQTKVSAGTDLVKQSELASK from the coding sequence ATGGAGCAGTTGATTCAGCGAATTAAACAGGAATTTGAAGATCGTTTTGGTGAGGAATATAACCTTATTAAGTCACCGGGGCGCGTTAACTTGATTGGGGAGCACACGGATTATAATGATGGATTTGTACTTCCCGCAGCGGTGGATAAAGCTATTTATTTGGCAATTAATGTTAACGGTACCAATACGTGCCGGTTTTATGCCATTGATAAAGAGGAGGAGTTTGAAACTGATATTTCTGATTCGATTGAGAAATCAGGTCAAGGTTGGCCGAACTATCTTCTGGGGGTAGTAGATCAGCTTAATAAAAGTGGCTACGATGTTTCGGGATTTGATTGCGTCTTTGGTGGAAATGTACCCATTGGGGCCGGAATGTCGTCTTCGGCAGCACTGGAAGGTGGTGTACTTTTTGGATTGGCCAAACTTCATGGGTGGGAAGTTCCACCAGTGGAGATGGCTAAAATTGCTCAAAAAGCGGAGAACGAATTTGTGGGCGTACAGTGTGGAATTATGGATCAGTTTGCAAGCCTGAATGGGAAAGAAGGGTATGCCTTAAAACTGGATTGTCGGACACTGGATTATGAATATTTTCCTTTTAACAGGGATGATCTTCAGATTGTATTGTGTGATACCCAGGTACGCCGCGAGCTGGCCTCGTCGGAATATAATGTCCGCCGCAAACAGTGCGAACAAGGTATTGAAACGTTGCAGCAGTGGGATTCCGATATTGCCAGTCTGCGAGATGTTGAACTTCGGTTTTTACTGAGTCACGAGGAAGATATGGATCCAATTATCTTTAAACGCTGTAAGTTTGTGGTGGAAGAAAATAAGCGCGTAGTTCAGGCTTGCGAAGATCTGCATAAAGGGGATTTGAAATCTTTTGGTCAGCGTATGTACCAGTCGCATGCGGGGTTACAATTGGAGTATGAGGTGAGCTGCGAGGAGTTAAATGTGTTAGTGAGTATTACCCGCGATTTAGAAGGGGTATTTGGCGCCCGCATGATGGGTGGTGGGTTTGGCGGCTGTACCATCAACTTGGTGCAGGAAGAACATGTTGAATCGTTTGCTGATCAGATAAAAGAGCAATATCACAAACAACTGGGTAAAGAAATTAAAATCTATCAGACGAAAGTTTCGGCGGGAACAGACTTAGTGAAACAGTCGGAACTGGCTTCTAAATAA
- a CDS encoding sodium/sugar symporter — MEFSVIDTIVFCAYALTIVAIGLWVSRDEKGHQKTAEDYFLAGKSLPWWAIGASLIAANISAEQIIGMSGSGFAVGLAIASYEWMAAVTLIIVGKYLLPIFIEKEIFTIPEFVEQRFNTTLKTILAVFWIALFVFVNLTTVLYLGALALDTIMGTGDGSLMMYALIGLSVIAAAYSLYGGLAAVAWTDVLQVGLLVLGGFVVTFAGLYNLTPEGGLINGITHLYDVAGDKFDMILEQSNPEFSNLPGIAVLIGGMWVANLYYWGFNQYIIQRTLAAKSLKESQKGIIFAGFLKLIIPLIVVIPGIIVYVLFNQPEGTTQISGVVDVFTQADGSIKYDNAYPWLMKVFLSPGFLGLVVAALAAAIVSSMASMLNSVATIFTMDIYIPYFNQDATDKQTVNMGRISAGVALITAIIVAPQLDNVPQVFQYIQEYTGMVSPGILAVFLMGLFWKKTTSKGAIYGVLSSIVVAVFLKTPAVQLPFLDQMLYTLIITIVIIMGVSLTTNPKDEDPKAIHTTSEMFKTSPAFNIGAYVILVIVAVLYAVFW, encoded by the coding sequence ATGGAGTTTTCTGTAATTGATACTATTGTTTTTTGTGCCTACGCTTTAACAATTGTTGCTATTGGCCTCTGGGTTTCGAGGGATGAAAAAGGACATCAAAAAACAGCTGAGGACTATTTTTTGGCTGGGAAATCCTTGCCATGGTGGGCTATTGGGGCTTCCCTGATTGCTGCCAACATTTCGGCTGAGCAGATTATTGGAATGTCCGGCTCCGGTTTTGCAGTGGGATTAGCTATTGCCTCTTACGAATGGATGGCAGCGGTCACATTGATTATCGTTGGTAAGTATCTGTTGCCCATTTTTATCGAAAAAGAAATTTTCACCATTCCGGAATTTGTTGAACAGCGCTTTAATACTACGCTTAAAACGATCTTGGCCGTTTTCTGGATTGCTCTGTTTGTCTTTGTGAATCTGACTACTGTGCTCTATTTAGGGGCTTTGGCGCTCGATACCATTATGGGTACCGGCGATGGAAGTCTGATGATGTACGCACTTATTGGATTGTCAGTTATTGCAGCTGCTTATTCGCTATATGGCGGACTTGCGGCGGTAGCATGGACGGATGTTTTACAGGTTGGATTACTGGTTTTGGGAGGTTTTGTGGTTACGTTTGCAGGCCTCTATAATCTTACGCCCGAAGGCGGTTTGATCAATGGCATTACTCACCTTTATGACGTGGCTGGCGATAAGTTTGATATGATTTTGGAACAATCGAATCCTGAATTTAGTAATCTGCCTGGTATTGCGGTCCTAATTGGTGGTATGTGGGTGGCCAATTTATATTATTGGGGATTCAATCAATATATCATACAGCGTACGTTGGCTGCCAAATCATTGAAGGAGTCACAAAAGGGTATTATTTTCGCAGGCTTTTTGAAGCTAATTATCCCTTTAATCGTGGTTATCCCCGGCATTATTGTTTATGTGTTGTTTAACCAGCCCGAAGGAACTACCCAAATTTCGGGAGTAGTAGATGTATTCACTCAGGCCGATGGAAGCATTAAATATGATAACGCCTACCCTTGGCTTATGAAGGTTTTTCTATCGCCGGGGTTCTTGGGGTTAGTAGTAGCAGCGCTTGCGGCGGCTATTGTATCGTCTATGGCTTCAATGCTCAATTCGGTGGCTACGATATTTACGATGGATATTTATATTCCATACTTTAACCAAGATGCGACGGATAAACAGACCGTAAACATGGGACGGATATCAGCGGGGGTTGCATTGATTACAGCTATTATTGTTGCGCCACAGCTCGATAATGTGCCCCAGGTGTTTCAGTACATTCAGGAATATACAGGAATGGTAAGTCCCGGGATATTAGCTGTCTTTTTGATGGGATTATTCTGGAAAAAAACGACATCAAAAGGGGCAATTTACGGGGTCTTATCTTCTATTGTTGTTGCAGTGTTCCTAAAAACACCGGCTGTTCAGCTACCCTTTTTGGATCAGATGTTGTATACGCTCATCATTACAATTGTAATTATTATGGGTGTAAGTTTAACGACCAATCCTAAGGATGAAGATCCAAAAGCGATACATACAACATCCGAAATGTTTAAAACAAGTCCGGCGTTTAATATTGGGGCCTATGTTATTTTAGTCATCGTTGCTGTATTGTACGCCGTATTTTGGTAA
- a CDS encoding UDP-glucose--hexose-1-phosphate uridylyltransferase — MSLDLDNHSHRRWNPLTGEWVQVSPHRAKRPWQGQEEETPGSEKPEYDPECYLCPGNDRAGDASNPEYDSTFVFTNDFSALKPDVPSEELNTDDLLVTKGEKGICRVICFSPRHDLTLPEMEMSQIRDVVDLWVNEYTQLGNRDYINYVQIFENKGEIMGCSNPHPHGQIWAQQTIPDEASKELRQQISYFEEHGKTLLLDYLDVELELDERVVVSNDHFAVVVPYWAFWPFETLLISRRPFGRFTDMTEEEKDALADIVKQITVKYDNIFEVSFPYSAGFHPAPTDGKDHPEWHFHMHFYPPLLRSATVKKFRVGYEMLGTPQRDITPEASAELIKDLSDVHYKER; from the coding sequence ATGTCGTTAGACCTTGATAATCACTCACACCGCAGATGGAATCCATTAACAGGAGAATGGGTACAGGTATCGCCGCATCGGGCAAAACGTCCGTGGCAGGGACAGGAGGAAGAAACGCCGGGCAGTGAAAAGCCAGAGTATGATCCTGAGTGCTATTTGTGTCCCGGTAACGACCGAGCCGGGGATGCCAGTAATCCGGAGTATGATTCCACTTTTGTATTTACGAATGACTTTAGTGCTCTTAAGCCAGATGTACCATCCGAGGAGTTGAATACTGATGATCTGTTGGTCACAAAAGGGGAGAAGGGTATTTGCAGAGTTATCTGTTTTTCGCCGCGCCATGATTTAACATTGCCCGAGATGGAGATGTCCCAAATTCGCGATGTGGTTGATCTTTGGGTTAATGAATATACACAGCTGGGCAATCGGGATTACATCAATTACGTACAAATTTTTGAGAATAAAGGAGAAATTATGGGATGTAGTAATCCGCATCCGCATGGACAGATTTGGGCACAACAGACCATTCCCGATGAAGCGTCAAAAGAGTTAAGGCAACAAATTAGCTACTTCGAGGAGCATGGCAAAACTTTGTTATTGGATTATCTGGATGTAGAGCTTGAGCTTGATGAACGTGTTGTGGTCTCCAATGATCATTTCGCTGTGGTTGTGCCATATTGGGCATTCTGGCCTTTCGAAACCTTGCTCATCAGTCGTCGACCCTTTGGCCGATTTACAGATATGACTGAGGAGGAGAAAGATGCGCTGGCTGATATCGTAAAACAGATTACGGTCAAGTATGATAACATTTTTGAAGTTTCTTTTCCGTATTCCGCAGGTTTTCATCCAGCACCAACGGACGGCAAAGATCATCCCGAGTGGCATTTTCACATGCATTTTTATCCGCCATTGCTGCGTTCGGCAACGGTTAAAAAGTTTCGTGTCGGATATGAGATGTTGGGTACTCCACAACGCGACATCACACCCGAAGCCAGTGCTGAACTAATTAAAGATCTTTCAGATGTTCATTATAAAGAGAGGTAG